The DNA region CAGGACGGCGTGGTCGGCAAGATCGTGGCCTCGCAGGGCGCCTCGCTGGCGGTGGACGAAGTCATCATCGAATTCCAATGAACCCCGTCCCGCTGGGACCGGCCCACCAAGCACCGGGCGGTAGCACCCTGGTGCGCACGGTGATGGCTGCGGCGGGGGCCGTGCTGCTGCTCGATGCCCTGGTGCTGATGGCGCTGCTGCACTTCAACGTCGGCGTCATCGTGCCGGCCATGATGGGCGCCGGGCTGCTCGCCCTGTCGGCGCGTTGGCCGCAGCTGGCGCGCTGGCGCCAGGGCCATGCCGGGCGCACCTGGCTGTGGCGGCTGGCGTGGACGGCGTTCGCGCTGTGGGTGGTTTCGGTGCTGTGGTTCTGGGAGGTGCTGCGCGGTGTCGGCATGGACCCGGCCGACGCGCCGCCGGTGCAGGCGATCGTCGTGCTGGGCAGCAGCACGCGGGACGGTCAGCCGCGCCCTCCGCTGGCGGCCCGGCTGGACACCGCCGCCGAACTGGCCCGCCTGCAGCCTGGGGCATGGGTGGTCGTCAGCGGCGGCGTCGACTTCGGAGAGACCGAGAGCGAAGGCGAGGTCATGGCCCGCTACCTGCGCGAGCGGCATGGGTTGCCGGCCGAGCGCCTTCTGGTCGAAAGGGAGAGCACCAGCACCGACCAGAACTTTTCCCTCAGCCGGCCGCTGC from Paracidovorax wautersii includes:
- a CDS encoding YdcF family protein, which produces MNPVPLGPAHQAPGGSTLVRTVMAAAGAVLLLDALVLMALLHFNVGVIVPAMMGAGLLALSARWPQLARWRQGHAGRTWLWRLAWTAFALWVVSVLWFWEVLRGVGMDPADAPPVQAIVVLGSSTRDGQPRPPLAARLDTAAELARLQPGAWVVVSGGVDFGETESEGEVMARYLRERHGLPAERLLVERESTSTDQNFSLSRPLLQARGVGPAAPTAVVTSDFHLRRSMGIARAQGLTAAVPVRAPTPLATRYNAWLREYFATLSSWALREV